In the genome of Syntrophorhabdales bacterium, the window CTCTGAGGTGAGTCTGGGCAGTGACTCGCCCTCCTTCGACCTGATCCGCTCTTCGTACAGAGTCTCCAGTTGGGGAAGGAGACTTTTCAATGTCGGCGTTGCGTCCACCCGCTGGTTGATCAGCCCGCGCTGTTCAAGGGCTTTCTCGAAGTCTTTCTTATCAATCGGGATGCCGTAGAGCACGTTCAGAATTTCCATCAGCCTCAGCTTGCCCACATAATCCTCCTCCAATACAGCGTACTGAGGCAGGGAGACAATAAATGAGATGGTCTCCACACCAAGGTCTGGTGCTTTCTGCATGATCAGAAACGTGATAGTCGTAGGGCCTTCATAGGTGCTCTCGAAGGCGCCCGATTTTTTCAAGTCCTGAAGAGCCTCCTTTCCCGTCGCACCACCATTGACTATCAGCGGCCTTGTATGGGGGACCACGTCATACATGCTTCCGATAAGGATGTACTTCTTCACCTTGCATCTCGTCAGTAGTTCCAGGATGGAGCCGACATACATTTCTGATAGCGCATGGGGTTCGAGGAGATGAAGAAAGAAAAGATCGTGATCTCCTTCTCTCCTCGCGTAGCGAACAGTTACATTGGGTACGGTCACTTTGCGGATACCCTCTTCGCGTATAAGCGTAGGGCGGTAACGGGTAAAATCGAAGAAATGACCGGGATTGGCGAGCCTTGCCAGCTCCCTTGCCTCATAGCGGGTCTCCAGCTCATCAAGCACCATGGTTCCGACATTGTTCACATCAATCCAGGGGTGAAGAATAACAATGGCGTACGGCTCATGCAACTCGGGGACTGGTCCGCTCAGTTCAAAAGCTCCGATTCTCATGATACTGGTACTCCTGCTGAGATGCGTTATAATGGATAGCAATAGTATAGAACAAATTGTTTTTATTGAGTAGACAATGCTGAGGGATGATGAGCATGG includes:
- a CDS encoding PAC2 family protein codes for the protein MRIGAFELSGPVPELHEPYAIVILHPWIDVNNVGTMVLDELETRYEARELARLANPGHFFDFTRYRPTLIREEGIRKVTVPNVTVRYARREGDHDLFFLHLLEPHALSEMYVGSILELLTRCKVKKYILIGSMYDVVPHTRPLIVNGGATGKEALQDLKKSGAFESTYEGPTTITFLIMQKAPDLGVETISFIVSLPQYAVLEEDYVGKLRLMEILNVLYGIPIDKKDFEKALEQRGLINQRVDATPTLKSLLPQLETLYEERIRSKEGESLPRLTSEMEELLWKTMGKDVGKA